Proteins from a single region of Chryseomicrobium sp. FSL W7-1435:
- a CDS encoding efflux RND transporter periplasmic adaptor subunit, producing MMRFYTIGLSIAITAFLAANLILVFKDDSIIARNYYIDEHVRVAEGDYKREIEKEAVTVPATTLSLTLDRENLENMVVEEGDQVALGDAIAVLDTTDRDQQRAEWDAMVGAYQTEIRDLQAVLTTLRTAKSRSNSTTSSTGRATSSGNSQDEVVDVTVNLDVEVEITEEATYDSAIAATEQQIAEVERDLSVVQAQLSYTTEDLQFVSPIDGVIEDIEELENQIIVHVVPEEMTLVTFVEEKNWHEIESALPVQAYSTHLATIYSAQIGGKGTMPVTDNRWKEIHGQFETQPDLPLYEVQITPNDPLTSLPFGANVNVTITTDEATGAMRLPDDWTLVRDLEYAEIYSISQEGLIGRIPVNVAFDMPEIQSIVINDGLVNGQLVLNDKFRRNNAPAFLPHPMEMPSWESIRALGWRDYLAFLLQKPYVEAEVVDPQVEPEVDDTDNE from the coding sequence ATGATGCGTTTTTATACAATCGGTCTATCCATCGCCATCACGGCATTTCTAGCCGCTAACCTGATTCTAGTCTTCAAAGATGATAGCATCATTGCACGAAATTATTACATTGATGAACATGTGCGTGTCGCAGAAGGCGATTACAAGCGTGAAATTGAAAAAGAAGCAGTCACAGTTCCTGCAACAACACTCTCCTTAACACTCGACCGTGAGAACCTAGAAAATATGGTGGTTGAAGAGGGGGATCAAGTTGCGCTAGGTGATGCGATTGCTGTCCTTGATACAACTGACCGTGATCAACAACGAGCTGAATGGGACGCAATGGTCGGTGCGTACCAAACCGAAATTCGCGACCTTCAAGCTGTTTTGACCACTTTACGAACTGCAAAAAGTCGTTCCAATTCCACGACTTCGAGTACGGGACGCGCAACTTCCTCAGGTAATAGTCAAGATGAAGTCGTAGACGTCACGGTTAATCTGGACGTGGAAGTAGAAATCACAGAAGAGGCTACTTACGACAGTGCTATTGCCGCCACGGAGCAGCAGATTGCAGAAGTCGAGCGTGATCTATCTGTTGTTCAAGCCCAGCTATCTTACACGACAGAGGACCTGCAGTTTGTGAGCCCGATCGATGGGGTAATTGAAGACATCGAAGAGTTAGAAAACCAAATTATTGTTCACGTTGTTCCAGAAGAAATGACACTGGTGACATTTGTGGAAGAAAAGAATTGGCATGAAATTGAATCGGCATTACCGGTACAAGCCTATTCTACCCATCTGGCAACTATTTATTCAGCGCAAATTGGTGGCAAAGGAACAATGCCTGTCACGGATAATCGCTGGAAAGAAATTCACGGCCAGTTTGAAACACAACCAGACCTTCCCTTATACGAGGTGCAAATCACACCGAATGATCCATTAACTAGCTTACCTTTCGGAGCGAATGTCAACGTGACTATCACGACCGACGAAGCGACTGGAGCTATGCGCCTTCCAGACGACTGGACACTTGTTCGTGACCTAGAGTATGCAGAAATCTATTCGATTTCTCAAGAAGGTCTGATCGGTCGCATTCCAGTGAATGTGGCATTCGATATGCCAGAAATTCAGTCTATCGTTATCAATGATGGACTCGTCAATGGACAGCTCGTCCTCAATGACAAATTCCGTCGTAATAACGCGCCTGCGTTCTTACCACATCCAATGGAAATGCCGAGCTGGGAAAGTATCAGAGCCCTCGGATGGCGCGATTACTTGGCGTTCCTTTTACAGAAACCTTATGTAGAAGCAGAAGTTGTCGATCCACAAGTTGAACCTGAAGTTGACGACACTGACAACGAATAA
- the panF gene encoding sodium/pantothenate symporter: MNWGVLLPLVIFLIAIFATGWIASRQKAGSSNFLNDYFLGGRELGGFVLAMTMVATYGSASSFLGGPGTAYSMGFGWVLLAMTQVVTGYFVLLILGKKFAILSRRYKAITLIDFLKARYNSPFVAILSAIAIVIFLFSAMTAQWVGGARLIETVTGLSYTSALFIFVVSVLIYVTTGGFRAVALTDAVQGSIMVIGTTILLIAVIIAGGGIPNIMQDLLSENPNLVTPYGSEGNLTAAYVSSFWILVGVGVVGLPQIAVRAMSYKTSRGMHRALVIGTIVTGFIMLNMHLIGVFARAVMPGIEVPDTVIPVIALEVLPPWLAGIVLAAPLAAIMSTVDSLLLLVSSSVVKDVYLSYIQPNASMKTVKRLSFGVTAVLGSIVFVLAVDPPELLIFLNLFAFGGLEAAFIWPIVLGLYWKYGNKYGAIASMLTGIIGYIALHFYNTANGNLFGIHTVVVPVVLSFIAYIVFSLLIKRQVYRY; this comes from the coding sequence ATGAACTGGGGTGTTTTACTGCCGCTCGTCATTTTTTTGATTGCTATTTTTGCTACGGGTTGGATTGCTAGTCGCCAGAAAGCGGGATCATCCAACTTCTTGAATGACTATTTCTTAGGTGGACGTGAACTCGGTGGCTTTGTGTTAGCAATGACCATGGTCGCGACCTATGGCAGTGCGTCTAGTTTCTTAGGAGGTCCTGGAACTGCTTATTCCATGGGGTTCGGGTGGGTTTTGCTAGCGATGACACAAGTCGTGACTGGCTATTTCGTGCTGCTCATTCTCGGGAAAAAATTCGCCATCCTATCCCGTCGCTATAAAGCAATAACCCTCATTGATTTCTTGAAAGCCCGCTACAATAGCCCGTTCGTTGCCATCTTATCAGCAATTGCTATCGTTATTTTCTTATTTTCGGCAATGACAGCGCAGTGGGTGGGGGGAGCCCGTCTGATTGAGACCGTTACTGGACTCAGCTACACATCGGCCCTCTTTATTTTTGTGGTATCTGTTCTTATCTATGTGACGACCGGTGGGTTTCGGGCTGTTGCCCTAACAGATGCTGTCCAAGGATCCATCATGGTGATCGGCACAACAATTCTGTTGATTGCTGTCATTATCGCAGGAGGCGGAATTCCAAACATCATGCAAGACTTGCTGTCAGAAAATCCGAATTTGGTGACGCCTTACGGAAGCGAAGGGAACTTGACTGCTGCCTATGTTTCCTCTTTCTGGATCCTGGTCGGGGTCGGTGTAGTCGGTCTTCCGCAAATCGCAGTTCGTGCCATGTCCTACAAAACATCTCGTGGTATGCACCGAGCGCTAGTCATCGGGACGATTGTGACCGGTTTTATCATGCTGAATATGCACTTGATCGGGGTATTTGCACGTGCTGTTATGCCAGGCATTGAAGTGCCAGATACAGTCATTCCAGTTATTGCATTAGAAGTTCTTCCGCCTTGGCTTGCTGGAATCGTACTGGCGGCACCGCTAGCCGCGATTATGTCGACCGTCGATTCTCTGTTGTTACTCGTCAGTTCTTCTGTAGTGAAGGATGTCTATTTAAGCTATATTCAGCCAAACGCTTCAATGAAAACCGTTAAACGACTTAGCTTTGGAGTGACAGCTGTGTTGGGTTCAATTGTCTTTGTTCTAGCCGTTGATCCGCCAGAGTTGCTGATTTTCTTGAACCTTTTTGCATTCGGAGGACTGGAAGCCGCTTTTATTTGGCCGATAGTCTTAGGGCTTTACTGGAAATACGGCAATAAGTACGGAGCGATTGCCTCGATGTTAACAGGAATAATTGGCTACATTGCCCTGCACTTTTACAATACAGCGAATGGCAATCTATTCGGTATTCACACAGTTGTCGTGCCAGTCGTACTCTCATTTATTGCTTATATCGTTTTTAGTTTGCTAATCAAACGTCAGGTCTATCGCTACTAA
- a CDS encoding YhdT family protein gives MDARFKIAHREAKIGVGLAIIHFVWWFGFAYGLGSQPVEEYTYILGFPAWFFYSCIVSFVLISITISFLAKFVLKEVPFDDEEETQL, from the coding sequence ATGGACGCTCGTTTCAAGATCGCTCACCGGGAAGCCAAGATAGGCGTCGGCTTAGCCATCATTCATTTCGTGTGGTGGTTCGGTTTTGCTTATGGACTAGGCAGCCAACCGGTGGAAGAATACACCTATATCCTGGGGTTTCCAGCGTGGTTTTTTTATAGTTGTATTGTCAGCTTTGTTTTAATTTCGATCACCATTAGCTTCCTTGCCAAGTTTGTATTGAAGGAAGTGCCATTTGACGACGAGGAGGAAACGCAACTATGA
- a CDS encoding DMT family transporter: MSKVKIYWMLVGVMFVWGANVPMLKFIGTHVPPVTVTGIRILMASLTVFLILKLFKILRLPTRREWNYILIGSLSNVWLHHLFLNLGLAETSATSGGLILGMGPILTAISAAIFLKYFPSKLQWLGLFLGISGVTIAVLVGSNGLDTNIGDLYIFISILSQVLSYMVVVKAARTLDPRVMTAYMMGVGSIGLIITSLIMEPGGMVEFLDAPPLFWLIFLASGLISTAIGHMIYNYAIGKAGATQSAIFMNLNPLFAMILSSLFLGEILTIRHFVGFLLIVAGVMLGSGAAEDLYKKHKAKRTIPTE, translated from the coding sequence GTGAGTAAAGTCAAAATTTATTGGATGCTTGTCGGCGTTATGTTTGTCTGGGGAGCCAATGTGCCGATGTTGAAATTTATCGGGACCCATGTGCCGCCTGTTACCGTAACGGGAATTCGTATTTTGATGGCAAGTCTGACCGTTTTTCTTATTTTGAAGTTGTTCAAAATTTTACGCCTTCCTACAAGACGTGAATGGAACTACATACTGATTGGTTCATTGTCCAATGTATGGCTCCATCATCTATTTTTAAATCTAGGACTCGCAGAAACTTCCGCGACTTCCGGAGGATTGATTCTTGGAATGGGGCCCATATTGACGGCCATTTCAGCTGCTATTTTTCTAAAATATTTTCCTTCGAAATTACAATGGCTCGGCTTGTTTTTGGGGATTTCCGGAGTAACAATTGCCGTGCTCGTTGGGTCTAATGGACTCGATACAAACATTGGAGATTTGTATATTTTCATTTCCATCTTGTCACAGGTCCTGAGCTATATGGTGGTGGTGAAAGCCGCTCGAACCTTAGATCCTCGCGTGATGACGGCGTATATGATGGGGGTCGGGTCAATTGGCCTGATTATCACAAGCCTAATCATGGAACCAGGCGGAATGGTCGAATTTCTCGACGCGCCACCTCTTTTCTGGCTCATCTTCCTGGCTTCGGGACTGATTTCAACAGCCATCGGTCACATGATTTATAACTACGCCATCGGAAAAGCAGGAGCCACACAATCCGCAATTTTCATGAACTTGAACCCATTGTTTGCGATGATTCTTTCCAGTTTGTTCTTAGGAGAGATCTTAACCATTCGTCACTTCGTCGGATTCTTGTTGATTGTTGCCGGAGTGATGCTCGGTTCCGGTGCTGCTGAAGATCTCTACAAAAAGCATAAAGCGAAACGAACCATTCCTACTGAATAA
- a CDS encoding transcriptional regulator → MLHVEMMKPFHTEVKDNKIRLVFAYQYFSLRKDEEVFSFIPVEGKEIVLNRETLQVENLSEVFVFQKGNRFIRLPLYQLLLVSDVHDHLKTLIEPVAEQENDEEVSELIQALERENFERLMDNALTLRDVDLFYQLLASQHDGGTYV, encoded by the coding sequence ATGCTACATGTTGAGATGATGAAACCGTTCCACACAGAAGTGAAAGACAACAAGATTCGACTCGTGTTTGCGTATCAGTATTTTTCATTACGCAAAGATGAAGAGGTATTCAGCTTCATTCCAGTCGAAGGAAAAGAGATTGTCCTAAACAGAGAGACACTTCAAGTGGAAAACTTATCAGAGGTGTTTGTGTTCCAAAAAGGCAATCGCTTTATTCGGTTACCGCTGTACCAACTGTTACTCGTTTCCGATGTTCACGATCATTTAAAGACGCTGATTGAGCCAGTCGCTGAACAAGAAAATGATGAAGAAGTATCTGAATTGATTCAAGCGCTCGAGCGTGAAAATTTTGAACGTCTCATGGATAATGCGTTAACATTACGAGACGTCGATTTATTCTACCAATTATTAGCCAGCCAACATGACGGAGGTACCTATGTTTAA